In one Lolium rigidum isolate FL_2022 chromosome 3, APGP_CSIRO_Lrig_0.1, whole genome shotgun sequence genomic region, the following are encoded:
- the LOC124694356 gene encoding uncharacterized protein LOC124694356, protein MIAQVGVLLASMQLMIFMWDDRSSWRPSEETLDAGESISKTIWVVPRGIGWQCCWSMVTEKMTPSSQCTRMPLASPMAQPSRPWTSGCTRHLDTKFMDNIFLIVEAKRVISYLRHAFTWLIL, encoded by the exons ATGATCGCTCAAGTAGGTGTCCTACTGGCCTCAATGCAACTGATGATCTTCATGTGGGACGACAG ATCGTCTTGGCGTCCAAGTGAAGAAACTTTGGATGCAGGGGAGTCAATAAGTAAAACG ATCTGGGTTGTGCCTCGTGGTATAGGATGGCAGTGCTGCTGGTCAATGGTAACAGAAAAGATGACGCCAAGCTCGCAGTGCACTAGGATGCCATTGGCCTCCCCGATGGCACAGCCGTCAAGGCCATGGACCTCTGGATG CACAAGACACTTGGACACCAAGTTCATGGATAATATATTTCTCATTGTCGAGGCAAAAAGAGTTATCTCCTATCTCAGACACGCTTTTACG TGGCTTATTCTCTGA